From a single Couchioplanes caeruleus genomic region:
- a CDS encoding carbohydrate ABC transporter permease: protein MSITDTAPIAATRDERGRPVKKRREGANVWLSLLAWVVGILFVLPVVWMVLTSFHSEAKAAQNPPAVFAPLTLEGYREFFSGGASPWPPLLNSLTASVVSTALVLLLSFPAAYALSIKPVKKWTDVLFFFLSTKMLPVVAGLLPLYLFAQNTGLLDNIWLLIVFYTAMNLPIAVWMMRSFLSEVPVEMLEAAAMDGAGLSKTLRSVIAPVVMPGIAATALICFIFSWNELLFARVLTATVAETAPVFLTSFVTSQGLFLAQLCAAAFVVSLPVLVAGFAAQDKLVQGLSLGSVK, encoded by the coding sequence ATGAGCATCACCGACACCGCACCGATCGCAGCGACGCGGGACGAGCGCGGCCGGCCCGTGAAGAAGCGGCGCGAGGGCGCCAACGTCTGGCTGAGCCTGCTGGCGTGGGTGGTCGGCATCCTGTTCGTGCTGCCCGTGGTGTGGATGGTGCTGACCTCGTTCCACTCCGAGGCCAAGGCCGCGCAGAACCCGCCGGCCGTCTTCGCCCCGCTCACCCTCGAGGGCTACCGCGAGTTCTTCTCCGGCGGCGCGAGCCCGTGGCCGCCGCTGCTGAACTCGCTCACCGCCAGCGTGGTGTCGACCGCCCTGGTGCTGCTGCTGAGCTTCCCGGCCGCGTACGCCCTGAGCATCAAGCCGGTGAAGAAGTGGACCGACGTGCTGTTCTTCTTCCTCTCCACCAAGATGCTCCCGGTCGTCGCCGGCCTGCTCCCGCTGTACCTGTTCGCCCAGAACACCGGCCTTCTCGACAACATCTGGCTGCTCATCGTCTTCTACACCGCGATGAACCTGCCGATCGCGGTGTGGATGATGCGCTCGTTCCTGTCCGAGGTGCCGGTGGAGATGCTGGAGGCGGCCGCGATGGACGGCGCCGGGCTGAGCAAGACGCTGCGCTCGGTGATCGCGCCCGTGGTCATGCCCGGCATCGCCGCGACCGCGCTGATCTGCTTCATCTTCAGCTGGAACGAGCTGCTGTTCGCCCGGGTCCTGACCGCCACCGTCGCCGAGACCGCGCCGGTGTTCCTCACCAGCTTCGTCACCAGCCAGGGCCTGTTCCTCGCCCAGCTGTGCGCGGCCGCGTTCGTGGTCTCGCTGCCGGTGCTGGTGGCCGGCTTCGCCGCGCAGGACAAGCTCGTGCAGGGCCTGTCGCTGGGGTCGGTGAAGTAG
- a CDS encoding lytic polysaccharide monooxygenase — protein sequence MRSVRRTAALAVAGGIAAAATVLPAAPALAHGAPTSPISRTAACATGGERTGSAACRAAREANGRAFGSFDNLRVPNVGGKDRQYIPDGNLCSGDLPEFQGLDLPRADWPATKVTAGAALPIRYAGTIPHEGTFRVYLTRAGYDPARPLGWGDLGDPILTVTDPPLRDGSYRMTAKLPRDRTGRHVLYTVWQTSSTPDTYYSCSDLVISAPVAVAAAKPAKATPKASRSAEPGAVAVPLDAQSPASAAAPAAQAHESWLSPAAEATDDRVELGHQIIVAALIVITGVSAGAGFMRLRAARTQSRTNDFAPPHR from the coding sequence ATGAGGTCCGTCCGCCGTACCGCAGCTCTCGCCGTCGCCGGCGGGATCGCCGCGGCCGCGACCGTCCTGCCGGCCGCGCCGGCCCTGGCGCACGGCGCGCCGACGTCGCCGATCAGCCGGACGGCGGCCTGCGCGACCGGCGGCGAGCGGACCGGCTCCGCCGCGTGCCGGGCCGCCCGGGAGGCCAACGGGCGGGCGTTCGGCTCGTTCGACAACCTGCGGGTCCCCAACGTCGGCGGCAAGGACCGGCAGTACATCCCCGACGGCAACCTGTGCAGCGGCGACCTGCCCGAGTTCCAGGGCCTCGACCTGCCGCGCGCCGACTGGCCGGCCACCAAGGTCACCGCGGGCGCCGCGCTGCCGATCCGGTACGCCGGGACCATCCCGCACGAGGGCACCTTCCGGGTGTACCTGACCAGGGCCGGCTACGACCCCGCGCGGCCGCTGGGCTGGGGCGACCTGGGCGACCCGATCCTCACGGTCACCGACCCGCCGCTGCGCGACGGCAGCTACCGGATGACCGCGAAGCTGCCCAGGGACCGTACGGGACGGCACGTGCTGTACACGGTGTGGCAGACCTCGAGCACCCCGGACACGTACTACTCCTGCTCCGACCTCGTGATCTCCGCGCCGGTGGCGGTGGCGGCCGCCAAGCCGGCGAAGGCCACCCCGAAGGCGTCCCGGTCCGCCGAGCCGGGTGCGGTGGCCGTACCGCTGGACGCGCAGAGCCCGGCGAGCGCGGCGGCCCCCGCGGCGCAGGCCCACGAGTCGTGGCTCAGCCCGGCCGCCGAGGCCACCGACGACCGGGTCGAACTGGGCCACCAGATCATCGTCGCGGCGCTCATCGTGATCACCGGAGTGTCGGCGGGTGCCGGCTTCATGCGCCTGCGCGCCGCCCGGACGCAGTCCCGGACCAACGACTTCGCCCCGCCGCACCGCTGA
- a CDS encoding AAA family ATPase, with translation MMLGRTAERALIDGLLTDARAGRSDALVLTGEPGIGKTTLIKYALDHAEGMRVLSARGYEAESEIPFAGLSDLLRPVLGELDGLPAPQAAALRSALALGPPVAGDRFSVCAATVGLLSAAAQSGPLLVVVDDLQWLDASSREAVLFAGRRLQADGIALLLATRSASDTAELRAPHIALSGLSLEEVDTLARATLTATPAGTAARLHAATAGNPLGVIEMCREWTDPAEDPIGAPVIPTGSRLERSLGARLAQLPEPTRRALVLAAAAAGGDIGTLLAAARATGLQLRDFAPAEKADIVTIDERRVDFRHPMLRSLAYYGASMDDRCAAHTALAAALGGEPGDAAADARAWHLAAATLEPDDDVAAELERAAQRAVGRAGYVAAARAFGHAARLSRGPDRPRRLLRAARCWQLAGRNDQVLPLLAEALPLTTDPGRRAVIQHMDAYVRMWRERPDGALERLTASAHAVEQADPARAALMYSDACIPYFMIGRIDELQDAVRRAHDLGVRVGGVARLVAAVAYAGGRALQGERAEAVRLLSDCHDELLRADPLVRAQEMCHAALTWIWLDGYDRAGELLDRVVGAARATGALGVLPQALGVQSELQFRTGRWHDARVSAAESLRLASETRSANLYGLFFAGRLDAVQGRVDDCTRRVGRTEEVAKRLGIDCMALYTGHELGLLALSQGDAAEAITRLEAVRELPVVRQIHDPAVVGWVFDLVEAYVRAGRPADAAQLLDAPEAAGEGVWARAAALRCRALLAEPGEMREAFAGALAAEACAVMPFERARTQLAFGERLRRQRQRAEAREHLQAALETFERLGAQPWADKAHTELRATGTTVTRSDAGLPGLTPQELQVALVVARGATNHEAAATLFLSQKTIEYHLSNIYRKTNIRSRSELAGIAAGD, from the coding sequence CAGGCCGCGGCGTTGCGCAGCGCGCTCGCGCTCGGCCCGCCGGTGGCCGGCGACCGCTTCTCCGTCTGCGCCGCGACCGTGGGCCTGCTGTCGGCGGCGGCGCAGAGCGGACCGCTGCTGGTCGTCGTGGACGATCTGCAGTGGCTCGACGCGTCGTCGCGCGAGGCCGTGCTCTTCGCCGGCCGGCGGCTGCAGGCGGACGGCATCGCGCTGCTGCTGGCCACCCGCAGCGCCTCGGACACCGCCGAGCTGCGCGCACCCCACATCGCGCTGAGCGGGCTCAGCCTGGAGGAGGTCGACACGCTGGCCCGGGCCACCCTGACGGCCACCCCGGCCGGGACGGCGGCCCGCCTGCACGCCGCGACCGCCGGTAACCCGCTCGGCGTGATCGAGATGTGCCGGGAGTGGACCGATCCCGCCGAGGACCCCATCGGCGCCCCGGTGATCCCGACCGGCTCGCGGCTCGAGCGCTCGCTGGGCGCCCGGCTGGCGCAGCTGCCCGAACCGACCCGCCGCGCGCTGGTGCTGGCCGCGGCGGCCGCCGGCGGCGACATCGGCACGCTGCTGGCCGCGGCCCGCGCGACCGGGCTGCAGCTGCGCGACTTCGCGCCCGCCGAGAAGGCCGACATCGTCACGATCGACGAGCGACGGGTCGACTTCCGTCATCCGATGCTGCGGTCGCTGGCCTACTACGGCGCCTCCATGGACGACCGCTGCGCCGCGCACACCGCGCTGGCCGCCGCGCTCGGCGGCGAGCCCGGCGACGCCGCCGCGGACGCCCGCGCGTGGCACCTCGCCGCGGCGACCCTGGAACCCGACGACGACGTCGCGGCCGAGCTCGAGCGGGCGGCGCAGCGGGCGGTCGGGCGCGCCGGGTACGTGGCGGCCGCCCGGGCCTTCGGCCACGCCGCACGGCTCAGCCGCGGCCCCGACCGGCCCCGCCGGCTGCTGCGCGCCGCCCGGTGCTGGCAGCTGGCCGGCCGCAACGACCAGGTGCTGCCGCTGCTCGCCGAGGCGCTGCCGCTGACCACCGATCCCGGCCGGCGCGCGGTCATCCAGCACATGGACGCGTACGTGCGGATGTGGCGGGAACGGCCGGACGGCGCCCTGGAGCGGCTCACCGCCAGCGCGCACGCCGTGGAGCAGGCGGATCCGGCCCGGGCCGCGCTGATGTATTCCGACGCCTGCATCCCGTACTTCATGATCGGCCGGATCGACGAGCTGCAGGACGCGGTCCGGCGCGCCCACGACCTGGGTGTGCGGGTCGGCGGCGTGGCGCGCCTGGTGGCGGCGGTGGCGTACGCCGGCGGCCGCGCCCTGCAGGGTGAGCGCGCCGAGGCGGTCCGGCTGCTGTCCGACTGCCACGACGAGCTGCTGCGCGCCGACCCGCTCGTCCGCGCCCAGGAGATGTGCCACGCCGCGCTGACGTGGATCTGGCTGGACGGCTACGACCGGGCCGGCGAGCTGCTGGACCGGGTCGTCGGCGCGGCCCGGGCCACCGGCGCGCTGGGCGTGCTGCCGCAGGCCCTGGGCGTGCAGTCGGAGCTGCAGTTCCGCACCGGCCGCTGGCACGACGCCCGGGTCAGCGCGGCGGAGAGCCTGCGCCTGGCCAGCGAGACGCGCTCGGCGAACCTGTACGGGCTGTTCTTCGCCGGCCGTCTCGACGCGGTGCAGGGCCGGGTCGACGACTGCACGCGGCGGGTGGGCCGTACGGAGGAGGTCGCGAAGCGGCTCGGCATCGACTGCATGGCCCTCTACACCGGGCACGAGCTCGGGCTGCTCGCGCTCAGCCAGGGCGACGCCGCCGAGGCGATCACCCGGCTCGAGGCCGTACGCGAGCTCCCGGTGGTGCGGCAGATCCACGACCCGGCCGTGGTCGGCTGGGTGTTCGACCTGGTCGAGGCGTACGTCCGGGCCGGGCGTCCCGCCGACGCCGCGCAGCTGCTGGACGCGCCCGAGGCGGCCGGTGAGGGCGTCTGGGCGCGGGCGGCGGCGCTGCGCTGCCGGGCGCTGCTGGCCGAGCCGGGCGAGATGCGCGAGGCGTTCGCCGGCGCGCTCGCCGCCGAGGCGTGCGCGGTGATGCCGTTCGAGCGGGCCCGCACCCAGCTGGCTTTCGGGGAGCGCCTGCGCCGGCAGCGGCAGCGCGCGGAGGCCCGGGAGCACCTGCAGGCGGCGCTGGAGACCTTCGAGCGGCTCGGCGCCCAGCCCTGGGCGGACAAGGCGCACACCGAGCTGCGCGCCACCGGCACCACGGTGACCCGCTCCGACGCCGGTCTGCCCGGCCTCACCCCGCAGGAGCTGCAGGTGGCGCTGGTGGTCGCCCGGGGGGCCACCAACCACGAGGCGGCGGCCACGCTCTTCCTCAGCCAGAAGACGATCGAGTACCACCTGAGCAACATCTACCGGAAGACGAACATCCGCTCCCGCTCCGAGCTGGCGGGCATCGCGGCCGGAGATTAG
- a CDS encoding TIGR03619 family F420-dependent LLM class oxidoreductase yields the protein MRIGLNLPHYGSLTSPEAVTEVSRAAETLGYDSLWTGDRLLSPLVPSDPYPGGDGTMPAEMATYLDPLTALTFAAAGTSRIRLGTSTLNAPWYNPVLLARTLTTLDVLSRGRLEVGLGLGWMRDEYTAAGVPWRGRGERLDEILDVLEAVWGAQVVGHEGVRFRVPDSRIEPKPVQRPRPPILLAGLRPEATARIARRADGWLAVGLPLPYLRSLWDSIRTAAEAYGRDPAALRMVQRLNPRLSAAPADPSRVPATGTLEQVAAYAKQAAADEVFVDFTLTVTRQDEMLDLAARFLELMRAG from the coding sequence GTGCGTATCGGCCTCAACCTGCCCCATTACGGCTCCCTCACCAGCCCCGAGGCCGTCACCGAGGTCAGCCGCGCCGCGGAGACCCTGGGGTACGACAGCCTCTGGACCGGCGACCGCCTCCTGTCCCCGCTGGTCCCGAGCGACCCCTATCCCGGCGGCGACGGCACGATGCCGGCCGAGATGGCCACGTACCTGGACCCGCTGACCGCGCTGACCTTCGCGGCGGCCGGCACCTCCCGGATCCGCCTGGGTACGAGCACCCTCAACGCGCCCTGGTACAACCCGGTGCTGCTGGCCCGGACGCTGACCACGCTCGACGTGCTCAGCCGGGGCCGGCTGGAGGTCGGGCTGGGGCTGGGCTGGATGCGCGACGAGTACACCGCCGCCGGCGTGCCGTGGCGGGGCCGGGGCGAGCGCCTCGACGAGATCCTCGACGTGCTGGAGGCGGTCTGGGGCGCGCAGGTCGTGGGGCACGAGGGGGTGCGGTTCCGCGTACCGGACAGCCGCATCGAGCCCAAGCCCGTGCAGCGGCCGCGCCCGCCGATCCTGCTCGCGGGCCTGCGGCCGGAGGCCACGGCCCGCATCGCCCGCCGCGCCGACGGCTGGCTGGCGGTGGGCCTGCCGCTGCCCTACCTGCGGTCGCTGTGGGACTCGATCAGGACCGCCGCCGAGGCGTACGGGCGGGACCCGGCCGCCCTGCGCATGGTGCAGCGGCTGAACCCGAGGCTGTCCGCCGCACCCGCCGACCCGTCCCGTGTCCCCGCGACCGGCACGCTCGAGCAGGTGGCGGCCTACGCGAAGCAGGCGGCCGCGGACGAGGTCTTCGTCGACTTCACCCTGACGGTGACCCGGCAGGACGAGATGCTCGACCTGGCCGCCCGCTTCCTGGAGCTCATGCGGGCCGGCTGA
- a CDS encoding FKBP-type peptidyl-prolyl cis-trans isomerase — protein MQKPDVGPITGEPPAELVAEDLVVGDGDEAKPGHQVSVHYVGVAFSSGKEFDASYNRGEPFEFGLGAGQVISGWDQGVAGMRVGGRRKLTIPPHLGYGARGAGGVIKPNETLIFVVDLLGVR, from the coding sequence ATGCAGAAGCCCGACGTCGGCCCCATCACCGGTGAGCCGCCCGCCGAGCTGGTCGCGGAGGACCTGGTCGTCGGCGACGGCGACGAGGCGAAGCCGGGACACCAGGTCAGCGTCCACTACGTGGGCGTCGCGTTCTCCTCGGGCAAGGAGTTCGACGCCTCCTACAACCGCGGCGAGCCGTTCGAGTTCGGCCTCGGCGCCGGTCAGGTCATCAGCGGCTGGGACCAGGGCGTGGCCGGCATGCGCGTCGGCGGCCGCCGCAAGCTGACCATCCCCCCGCACCTGGGGTACGGCGCCCGCGGCGCCGGCGGCGTCATCAAGCCGAACGAGACGCTCATCTTTGTGGTGGATCTGCTCGGCGTGCGCTGA
- a CDS encoding RNA polymerase sigma factor encodes MTTNESDGIRQTILDAQAGDTRARETLIRTFEALVWWTVRSFRLSEADAEDAVQNTWLRMVERLGDLRDPERAGAWLATVARRECLQLLRHGRREIVGLDNQADRPDEREPQPERAAVERSMNDLLWQHVNRLPAPARALLTTLSSSNAPGYAEFARITNMPIGSIGPTRMRSLRKLRSQLEGSGLGSYAWH; translated from the coding sequence ATGACGACCAACGAATCCGACGGCATCCGTCAGACCATTCTCGACGCCCAGGCGGGGGACACCCGGGCCCGCGAGACCCTCATCCGGACGTTCGAGGCGCTCGTGTGGTGGACCGTCCGCTCGTTCCGGCTTTCCGAGGCCGACGCCGAGGACGCCGTTCAGAACACCTGGCTGCGGATGGTCGAGCGGCTCGGCGACCTGCGCGACCCCGAGCGGGCCGGCGCCTGGCTCGCCACGGTGGCCCGCCGCGAATGCCTGCAGCTGCTGCGCCACGGCCGCCGCGAGATCGTCGGCCTCGACAACCAGGCCGACCGCCCCGACGAGCGGGAGCCGCAACCCGAGCGCGCCGCCGTCGAGCGCAGCATGAACGACCTGCTCTGGCAGCACGTGAACCGGCTCCCGGCGCCCGCGCGGGCCCTGCTGACGACGCTGAGCAGCAGCAACGCCCCCGGGTACGCCGAGTTCGCCCGGATCACCAACATGCCCATCGGCAGCATCGGCCCCACCCGCATGCGGTCCCTGCGCAAGCTGCGCAGTCAGCTCGAGGGCAGCGGACTGGGGTCGTACGCATGGCACTAA